From Cannabis sativa cultivar Pink pepper isolate KNU-18-1 chromosome 8, ASM2916894v1, whole genome shotgun sequence, a single genomic window includes:
- the LOC115701441 gene encoding glutaredoxin: protein MGPDKEKGQAQNEKLADSICLLMMDGSDRFFRTSEPTITRSNRSTYRRKKSRINRGPKDQKRKKEKKKDQRKMALAKAKELVSSNPVVVFSKSYCPFCVTVKQLLTQLGATFKAIELDNESDGAQIQSALAEWTGQRTVPNVFIGGNHIGGCDDTKALNKQGKLVPLLTEAGAIAKSSSS, encoded by the exons ATGGGTCCAGATAAAGAAAAAGGGCAGGCCCAAAACGAAAAGCTTGCGGACAGCATTTGTCTACTGATGATGGACGGCTCTGATCGTTTCTTCCGAACTTCAGAGCCGACAATCACTCGGTCCAACCGAAGTACTTACAGACGCAAGAAAAGTAGAATAAATAGGGGTCCTAAAgatcaaaaaagaaagaaagaaaaaaaaaaagatcaaagAAAAATGGCGTTGGCTAAAGCTAAGGAACTTGTTTCATCCAATCCAGTTGTCGTCTTCAG CAAGTCGTATTGTCCGTTTTGCGTGACCGTGAAGCAGCTTTTAACTCAATTGGGAGCCACTTTCAAAGCCATTGAATTGGACAATGAga GTGATGGAGCTCAGATTCAATCAGCTCTGGCTGAGTGGACTGGACAGCGTACTGTGCCCAATGTGTTCATTGGTGGAAACCACATCGGTGGATGTGATG ACACAAAAGCCTTGAACAAGCAGGGGAAACTGGTCCCTTTGCTGACTGAAGCTGGTGCTATCGCTAAAAGCTCTTCCTCGTAA
- the LOC115700195 gene encoding L10-interacting MYB domain-containing protein-like produces MQKNTIDATEDWWNSKLQTHPDAAKFRIRGIEPEVEEKLDKIFMNTVATGEYAWTPSSGIIPSESEKPFNDTETLHEQLESSDDDIEMPNIDRFSKEKTSKRTTEPLEKQNKKMKNGKGKMKKTGPVMIFEQIGRLADAVETRSRNIEIARKENSIAEVMKMLNSLPEIEKGSSLYLFATRLFIMKEKREMFASLEEPELMLTWLKNEYTLEYNYNA; encoded by the exons ATGCAAAAGAATACAATTGATGCAACTGAAGATTGGTGGAATAGTAAATTACAG ACTCATCCCGATGCTGCAAAGTTTCGCATTCGGGGAATTGAACCAGAAGTAGAGGAAAAATTAGATAAGATTTTTATGAACACTGTTGCTACAGGAGAGTATGCTTGGACACCTTCATCTGGAATAATTCCATCTGAGTCTGAAAAGCCTTTTAATGATACTGAAACCTTACATGAACAACTTGAGAGTAGTGATGATGATATAGAGATGCCTAATATTGATAGATTTTCTAAAGAGAAAACTAGCAAGAGAACAACTGAGCCACTtgagaaacaaaataaaaaaatgaaaaatggaaAAGGAAAAATGAAGAAGACAGGGCCCgtaatgatatttgaacaaattGGTCGCCTTGCTGATGccgtggagacaagaagtagaAATATTGAAATAGCTAGAAAAGAGAATAGTATTGCCGAAGTTATGAAAATGTTAAATTCTTTGCCTGAAATCGAGAAAGGGAGCAGcttgtatttatttgcaacGCGCTTGTTTATCatgaaagagaagagagagatgtTTGCTTCATTGGAAGAACCTGAGTTAATGCTTACTTGGCTCAAGAATGAGTATACTCTGGAATATAATTATAATGCTTAA
- the LOC115699741 gene encoding isocitrate dehydrogenase [NADP]: protein MLRAKLRLSAIAGATMISSSSSSKTLANPIFFSTSTSPLFNGLSLPNRVTFSASFAPASLRCYASSSGNDRIQVQNPIVEMDGDEMTRIIWTMIKDKLIFPYLDLDIKYYDLGVLNRDATDDRVTVESAEATLKYNVAVKCATITPDETRVKEFGLKSMWRSPNGTIRNILNGTVFREPILCKNIPRIVPGWKKAICIGRHAFGDQYRATDAVIEGPGKLKMVFVPDDGGAPVELDVYNFKGPGIALAMYNVDESIRAFAESSMSYAFAKKWPLYLSTKNTILKKYDGRFKDIFQEVYEENWKHKFEEHSIWYEHRLIDDMVAYALKSEGGYVWACKNYDGDVQSDLLAQGFGSLGLMTSVLLSSDGKTLEAEAAHGTVTRHFRLHQKGQETSTNSIASIFAWTRGLQHRAKLDNNDRLLDFAHKLEASCIDTVEAGKMTKDLAILTHGPKVTREFYLNTEEFIDAVAQNLVAKLKEPAVV from the exons ATGCTTAGAGCCAAACTCCGATTATCTGCCATTGCTGGCGCCACCatgatttcttcttcttcttcttctaaaacCCTCGCAAACCCTATCTTTTTCTCCACTTCAACCTCACCGCTCTTCAATGGACTCTCTCTGCCCAACCGTGTTACTTTCTCCGCCAGTTTTGCTCCCGCTTCGCTTCGATGTTACGCTTCCTCGTCGGGAAATGATCGAATTCAAGTCCAGAATCCTATTGTTGAAATGGACG GTGATGAGATGACGAGAATTATATGGACAATGATAAAAGACAAA CTTATATTTCCTTATCTAGATTTGGATATAAAATACTATGATTTAGGAGTATTGAACCGTGATGCTACTGATGACAGAGTTACAGTGGAGAGTGCTGAAGCTACTCTTAA ATACAACGTTGCTGTGAAATGTGCTACGATAACACCTG ATGAAACCAGAGTCAAGGAATTTGGGCTAAAATCAATGTGGAGGAGTCCCAATGGCACGATTAGAAACATCTTAAATG GTACTGTTTTTCGTGAACCAATCCTCTGTAAGAACATTCCAAGAATTGTTCCTG GTTGGAAGAAAGCCATATGTATTGGTAGGCATGCCTTTGGTGATCAGTATCGTGCCACTGATGCAGTCATTGAAGGACCAGGAAAGCTTAAAATGGTATTTG TTCCCGATGATGGGGGTGCACCAGTGGAACTTGATGTCTATAATTTCAAAGGTCCAGGGATAGCGCTTGCCATGTATAATGTGGATGAG TCTATTCGAGCTTTTGCCGAGTCATCTATGTCCTATGCATTTGCAAAGAAGTGGCCTTTATACTTGAGCACCAAAAATACAATTCTCAAAAAATATGACGGCAG gTTTAAGGACATATTCCAGGAGGTATACGAAGAGAACTGGAAGCATAAGTTTGAAGAGCATTCGATATG GTATGAGCACCGGCTAATTGATGACATGGTGGCTTATGCACTTAAAAGTGAAGGTGGATATGTTTGGGCATGTAAAAATTATGATGGTGATGTACAGAGTGATCTACTTGCACAAG GATTTGGCTCTCTGGGCCTCATGACTTCTGTACTG TTATCCTCTGACGGTAAGACATTAGAAGCTGAGGCAGCTCATGGGACTGTCACTCGGCATTTCCGGCTACATCAGAAGGGACAAGAAACCAGTACAAATAGTATTGCTTCAATATTTGCCTGGACACGAGGACTACAGCATAG GGCCAAATTAGATAACAATGACAGATTGCTGGATTTTGCTCACAAGTTGGAGGCTTCCTGCATTGACACTGTGGAAGCAGGGAAAATGACCAAGGATCTTGCCATTTTGACCCATGGACCCAA AGTAACCAGGGAGTTTTACTTGAACACTGAAGAATTTATCGATGCAGTAGCCCAGAATCTTGTAGCAAAACTTAAAGAACCTGCAGTAGTCTGA
- the LOC133030584 gene encoding uncharacterized protein LOC133030584, translated as MADTDEEIELQSAYLATYLVQHYYTTYIEKTPCHGAGNRLTQERFQHSGETVSRYFNKVLDVLCHMSVDVLKPPDPDFKDVPEEILRDSRYMPHFKNCIGAIDGVHVNAVIPPEDQVPFVGRKGVPTQNVMAVCNFDMQFIYAYAGWEGKYYLVDAGYPQITGFLGPYKGQRYHLPQFQRGSKPTGYKEVFNQAHSSLRSVIERTFGVWKKRWKILRDMPSYPYQKQVKIVIASMALHNYIRRHAKRDRHFEKIRDNPDYCANNQTNIEDEDETITTSNLNEMDNIRDMIAASLMGHN; from the exons ATGGCAGACACTGATGAGGAGATTGAGTTACAATCGGCGTATCTAGCTACATATCTAGTTCAACATTATTATACAACATACATTGAAAAGACTCCTT GTCACGGTGCTGGAAACCGGTTGACACAAGAGCGATTCCAGCACTCAGGCGAGACAGTTAGTCGATATTTCAATAAGGTTTTAGATGTTTTATGTCATATGAGTGTAGATGTATTAAAACCTCCAGACCCAGACTTTAAAGATGTTCCTGAAGAGATATTGAGAGATTCTAGATACATGCCTCATTTTAAG AATTGTATTGGCGCAATAGACGGTGTACATGTGAATGCCGTAATTCCTCCTGAAGATCAAGTACCGTTTGTTGGTAGAAAAGGGGTACCAACTCAGAATGTCATGGCAGTATGTAATTTTGATATGCAATTTATATATGCATATGCCGGGTGGGAAG gaaaatattatttagtagACGCGGGATACCCACAAATTACAGGTTTTTTAGGACCATATAAAGGCCAAAGATACCATCTTCCACAATTTCAACGAGGTAGCAAACCTACTGGCTATAAAGAGGTATTCAACCAGGCACATTCTTCTCTTCGAAGTGTTATTGAAAGAACTTTTGGAGTATGGAAGAAGAGATGGAAAATATTAAGAGATATGCCTAGTTATCCATACCAGAAGCAAGTAAAAATAGTGATTGCATCAATGGCCTTGCATAATTACATTCGAAGGCATGCAAAACGTGATCGacattttgagaaaattagagacAATCCAGATTATTGTGCAAATAATCAAACGAAtattgaagatgaagatgagaCCATTACAACTTCAAATTTAAATGAAATGGACAATATCAGAGATATGATTGCTGCAAGTTTAATGGgacataattaa